Genomic window (Flavobacteriales bacterium):
GATCGGATCACGGACACCTTCAGCAGTGAGATCGAGCGCCACTATGCGCGCTGGGACTGCTGGTACCAGATGTACGTGGACCACGCCTTCGGGATCATCCCGCATTTCGCGCAAGCCCGGGATGCCTACGTGCGGCAGAGCGTGCTGGACTACTATGCCTTCCCGAACGCACCCTTGCTGGACTTCGAGGTCTTCCCGCCCGCCGCCGGGTCCGTCCTGATCAACACCATCACACCGGAACTGCCTTTTTCCGGCTACTACTTCAACGGCAACGCCATCGACCTTACCGTGCAGCCGACCGATGGCCTCATCTTCGATCACTGGGGCTATAGCGCGGGAACGGAGACCTCCTCCGCCATGCATTGGAAACATTCCTTCGCCAGTGACGGCAAGGTGACCGCCTACTTCCGCTCGGCCTCCGGCGAAATGGCCGTGTACCCGAACCCCGCAACAAATGTCCTGACCATCGGGCTGGATGCACATGCGGCAGGGCAGGCCGATGTGCGCATCACGGATATGCGCGGCCGGGAACTGGCGCGGTACACGCCGGCTGTTTCCAATGGCGTCAACGGGCTAACGATCGACATCGGGGCGCTCAGTGCCGGGGTGTATGTGATCACCTCGGAGGTGAACGGCGATCGGCGCATCGCGCGGTTCGTGAAGCAGTAGGGTGGGCGTGTTGAAGGTTCAAGTCTTCAGCTCCCCGCAGTCCCTGTGGTATCTCGTCACTGCGGGCCTCGACCAGCAGTCCCGGCTCCCCAGCAACCCACGCCACCCGCCACCACCCGCATCATCCCCGTAGACATACCGAACACCCAGTACGCCCTCCGACCCCGATGCCCCGATATGCATCGGGGTCGGGGCATCGGGGTCGGGGCGGGGGCGGTGCATTGAGCAGGGTAGGCAACTGACCGCCAGAGGCGGGACGACGGTGTGGCACTCGGGACCCCGGATGAGGCTCCAGGGCCGAGCGCCGGGATGGTGACCGTGCAGTTGCTGCACGAGTTCGGCTTCGAGGACGGCTTCGGGTCGGGTGCTCATAACGTTGTACGGATCTCGACCTCTTTATTTCCGGGGTAAAGGCCGGGAAAGATCCACGGTGAAGAACGCAACGAATAGCTCGCGTGGAACAGTAGTGGCAGGCCCTCTTTCTTTTCCTCGTTCAGCAGGCCCATGCCCACCAGTTGATCAGTGATCTTCTTCAACGTCTTGTGCGATGTGCCGGTAAGGCGCTCCGCATCTTGTCGTGTGATGGTGCCACGCAGAAAGACCGCTTCCAAGAGGTAGCGGGCGCTGGTATGCATGCGCTTTGCTGTCGCCATGTGGTCCACATAGGCATGCATGCGGTCGAGCACGCCGTCCAGTTGAAAGGAGCCGTGCATGAAGTTGATCTGGTCGATCGCGGTCTTCAGGAAGTAGTGGCAGAATTCCACCAAGGACTTGTTGCTCAAGTTCCCTCGCCCATCATGGTCTCCCATGCGGCCGGCATCCGCAGCGGCCAGCTTTTCCCGGTAAGTGTCCCGGCTGCGGGCCAGGCCGCGGGAGATGGACCACAGCCCTGCGGCATCCAGATGTTCATGCAGAAAACAGGCATCGGAGAATAGGCGTACTACGCGGCCATTCCCATCGGGGAAAGGGTGGATCCACACCAGCCTGTGATGCGCGGCGGCCAAGGCGATGATCCGCCGCAGGTCCGAACGGTTGGCGGGAGCATCGGGATCGTAAAACGCGGCGAACCGGTCCATGTATGCGGGTACGGCCTCGTGGGCGGGCGCAACGTGGCGGCCCACTTCAACCTCCGTATCCCGGAACGCGCCGGGGACCAAGGTGAACGGCGTACCGTTCATGCTCTTCACCCACTTGAACGTCGCGGGCAGGTGGTCATAGAACGCTTTGTGCAGCTCCTTCAAGAATACCGTGCTGGCCGGGCTGGCAGGCGCGTTACCCGCATGCCAGCGGGTGTGGAGTTCGCGGTGAACAGCGATATGCGCTAAGGCCTCTTGCTGCCGATCGCGCTTTTCCTTGTCCGTGGAATACTCACTACGCAAGGCCTTGTCGATGTCGAGCGGGTGCGTGTCGTGCCCTTCGATCAGGTTGCTGTAATAGCTGTTCATGGGGCGCACAAGTTCGGCCACGGCAGCGCGGGTAACGGGGTGCATGGCCTCGGAGAGCTTCGCCGAAGTACGCACCAGCTCCGTGGCCAAGTGTTCCAACTCCCCGCTGGGGTCGCTTGGGAACAGGGGCTCCATGGCAATGGGGTCACGGTATAGCGCAAGTGGGCTGGCCATGTGGCAAATATAGGCTCTTGCTCTGTGTACTCCCAAGGTGGTTCCCAAGGTTATGGGGTGGTGACAGGTTTTATATCAAATTGATAAACAGAGTATTAAATGTAAAATATCAGTGCTCGACATCAACATTAGGAGTTCGTACTTCCCAAGGTTGTTCCCGAGCCTTGTCCCCTATCCCGTCATCCCGGAACGCGGGCAGTGCAGCGGTGGACGCCACCACCCGCGTGATCGCCGTGGACATACCGAAAAACCAGAACGCGAACGCACCGCCGTGGTATGACTACCGCACCAGCGTGGACCGGATCGAAGCCGCCACCGGGCTGGACTTTCTGGATGCCCTGCCTGCGGACCTACAGGAGCAGCTGGAGGGTGGGGTGGATACGGGGGCGGTGCATTGAGGGGGGGGTAGGCCTCTGACCGCCGGAGGCGAATGAAGTGCTGGCACTCGGGACCCTTCGAGTGCCTCAGGGCCCGAGCGCCAGGGTGCAGAGGGACACCTGTCAATACCCAAGATCATCCAAGAACTCCGACCCCGGTTCCACACAGGACACCAACAGCTGCTCCCGCGCTCTAGTGCATGCCACATAGAGCAGATGACGTTCCGTATCGTACACCTCCTTCAGGTCCGATTCATCGCCGACCTCATTGATGCGACTTTGCAAGGGGATCACCTCGTCGTCGCAGGCCATGACCGCGACCGCGCGAAACTCCAAGCCCTTGGCCATGTGCATGGTGCAGATGGATACTTCTCCTTCAGCAGGTTCGACACGGTCTTGTAGTATGCGGAATGGAATGGAAGTCTGTGCGACAGCCGCTTTCGCCCGGTCGAGCTGTTCCTC
Coding sequences:
- a CDS encoding Fic family protein, with the translated sequence MASPLALYRDPIAMEPLFPSDPSGELEHLATELVRTSAKLSEAMHPVTRAAVAELVRPMNSYYSNLIEGHDTHPLDIDKALRSEYSTDKEKRDRQQEALAHIAVHRELHTRWHAGNAPASPASTVFLKELHKAFYDHLPATFKWVKSMNGTPFTLVPGAFRDTEVEVGRHVAPAHEAVPAYMDRFAAFYDPDAPANRSDLRRIIALAAAHHRLVWIHPFPDGNGRVVRLFSDACFLHEHLDAAGLWSISRGLARSRDTYREKLAAADAGRMGDHDGRGNLSNKSLVEFCHYFLKTAIDQINFMHGSFQLDGVLDRMHAYVDHMATAKRMHTSARYLLEAVFLRGTITRQDAERLTGTSHKTLKKITDQLVGMGLLNEEKKEGLPLLFHASYSLRSSPWIFPGLYPGNKEVEIRTTL